A genome region from Dickeya chrysanthemi NCPPB 402 includes the following:
- a CDS encoding Dyp-type peroxidase, whose product MTQIQSGILLEHRRFAIFMEAMVQGEFDAIRQGCKKFCQALSELQQRFPDAGLGAVIAFGYDVWCELDCDHSAQELKPFTPLGNGLAPATQRDMLIHIQSLRHDVNFSLAQAVLASFGNTINIEEETHGFRWVEDRDLSGFVDGTENPQGDARHGVAIIPDGEAGEGGSYVFVQRWEHNLRQLNRISVEQQEQMIGRTKQDNEELSSESRPVTSHLSRVDLKEDGKGLKILRQSLPYGTASGKHGLYFAAYCARLYNIEQQLLSMFGDRDGKRDDMLRFTRAVSGSYFFAPSLDRLLSL is encoded by the coding sequence ATGACACAAATTCAAAGCGGTATTTTGCTGGAGCATCGCCGTTTTGCCATTTTCATGGAGGCTATGGTACAGGGTGAATTTGATGCCATCCGCCAGGGGTGCAAGAAGTTTTGCCAGGCGCTGAGCGAGTTGCAGCAACGTTTCCCCGATGCGGGGCTCGGTGCGGTGATTGCTTTTGGCTATGACGTTTGGTGCGAGCTGGATTGCGACCACAGCGCGCAGGAGCTCAAACCCTTCACACCGCTGGGTAACGGGTTGGCGCCGGCAACGCAGCGCGACATGCTGATTCATATCCAGTCGCTGCGCCATGACGTCAACTTTTCGCTGGCGCAGGCGGTGTTGGCGTCGTTCGGCAATACCATCAACATCGAAGAGGAAACCCACGGTTTTCGTTGGGTTGAAGATCGCGATTTGAGCGGTTTTGTCGATGGCACTGAAAATCCGCAGGGCGATGCCCGACATGGTGTCGCCATCATCCCGGATGGCGAGGCGGGAGAAGGCGGCAGTTACGTGTTTGTTCAGCGCTGGGAGCACAATCTGCGCCAGTTGAATCGCATCAGTGTGGAACAGCAAGAGCAGATGATCGGCCGCACCAAGCAAGACAATGAAGAGCTGTCGTCTGAGTCGCGGCCGGTGACCTCGCATTTGAGTCGGGTTGATCTTAAAGAAGACGGCAAAGGCTTGAAAATCCTGCGTCAGAGCCTGCCTTACGGCACCGCCAGCGGTAAACACGGTTTGTATTTCGCGGCGTATTGCGCCCGTCTTTACAACATTGAACAGCAATTGCTAAGTATGTTCGGCGATCGTGACGGCAAACGCGACGATATGCTGCGCTTTACCCGCGCCGTCAGCGGCAGTTACTTCTTCGCGCCGTCGCTTGATCGTTTGCTATCGCTATAA
- a CDS encoding cytosine permease, which translates to MENLEDYPVSRVPTSVRLPFFTVALVHIGMLTALDQFMLGAVLGHSMTLGDAFLAITIGSAIFGVVTLGLGYAGMKEGLSGSLLARWCGFGRLGAVFIGAIIAVSLLGWFGVQNAVFAKSLNFALGDRLGFGWSAALSGCALTLLVTFGFSALRYTARIAVPLFIMVVGYISTMTLTGHNITDLLQTGGAGEAISVSAGATMVVGGCIVASLITPDMTRYSRRGRHVFWVTMLSIIIGEFVVNGLAILIARALNTADIVTIMSQTAGGIGLVTVIFSTLRINDINLYSSSLGIANAVEGVTGRKLSYKAITLLIGLIGTFLSVIGILDRFVDFLTLLGVFFPPIIGVMLVDYYILRTSRAQLDESRRRGELPDADSTPDVGWSAILASLVGSAVGLFTAWGIPALNSLLAASVLYGLIMVTFPAMKANRGE; encoded by the coding sequence ATGGAAAACCTTGAGGATTATCCGGTAAGCCGGGTGCCGACATCGGTTCGGTTGCCGTTTTTCACTGTTGCGTTGGTGCATATTGGTATGTTGACCGCGCTGGACCAGTTCATGCTGGGAGCGGTGCTGGGGCATTCGATGACGCTCGGCGACGCGTTTCTGGCGATTACCATCGGCAGTGCGATTTTTGGCGTGGTGACGCTGGGGCTGGGTTATGCGGGCATGAAGGAAGGGCTATCCGGTAGTTTGCTGGCGCGCTGGTGTGGTTTTGGCCGGCTCGGCGCGGTATTTATCGGTGCCATTATCGCCGTCAGCCTGCTGGGGTGGTTCGGCGTACAAAACGCGGTGTTTGCCAAGTCACTGAATTTTGCGTTGGGCGATCGCCTGGGGTTCGGCTGGTCCGCGGCCCTTTCCGGTTGTGCGTTGACGCTTCTGGTCACCTTTGGCTTTAGCGCCTTGCGTTATACCGCCAGAATTGCGGTGCCGCTGTTTATCATGGTCGTAGGCTATATTTCGACCATGACGCTCACCGGGCACAATATTACCGACTTACTGCAAACCGGGGGAGCGGGCGAGGCGATTTCGGTGAGCGCCGGGGCGACTATGGTGGTAGGGGGATGTATTGTAGCCAGCCTGATCACGCCTGATATGACGCGTTATTCCCGTCGCGGACGGCATGTTTTTTGGGTAACGATGCTGTCGATAATTATCGGCGAGTTCGTCGTTAATGGGCTGGCGATTTTGATTGCCAGAGCGCTGAATACGGCGGATATCGTCACCATCATGTCGCAGACGGCAGGGGGAATCGGGCTGGTTACCGTGATTTTTTCCACCTTGCGCATCAATGACATTAATCTGTACTCCTCGTCATTAGGTATCGCCAATGCCGTAGAAGGCGTCACCGGCAGAAAACTCAGCTACAAAGCCATCACGTTGTTGATCGGGCTTATCGGTACCTTTTTATCGGTGATCGGCATTCTGGATCGGTTTGTGGATTTTCTGACTTTACTGGGCGTGTTTTTCCCGCCGATCATCGGGGTGATGCTGGTGGATTACTATATCTTGCGTACCAGCCGGGCGCAGTTGGACGAAAGTCGCCGACGTGGCGAACTGCCGGATGCAGATAGCACGCCGGATGTCGGGTGGTCTGCGATATTGGCAAGTCTGGTGGGAAGTGCGGTCGGATTATTCACCGCATGGGGGATCCCGGCATTGAATTCGCTGCTGGCGGCCAGTGTGCTGTACGGGCTAATCATGGTGACATTCCCGGCCATGAAAGCGAATCGCGGCGAGTGA
- a CDS encoding helix-turn-helix transcriptional regulator: MNNTQDYLRSLIPVLDGLNEPWGIKDLASRHVYMNMPAYSYTNTPVRFDIEGKADEEFPLAWAELSGDFIEHDRRTETCAERVTVIETHYWFGKTELSPYISEKIPLFNPEKECVGILWNARPMTTLSPLVHIDRRKPTVLKTDITTELFTRAELDTLFLVLRRFSSKEIAKKFNLSNRTIENRIQNMYQKAGVHSFNQFEEFCYQQGLDGFIPHSLLTKGILFI, translated from the coding sequence ATGAATAATACGCAGGATTATCTTCGCTCGTTAATTCCCGTTCTGGATGGGCTCAATGAACCGTGGGGAATCAAGGATCTGGCGTCTCGTCATGTGTATATGAACATGCCCGCGTACAGTTACACCAATACGCCGGTGCGTTTTGATATTGAAGGCAAAGCCGATGAGGAGTTTCCGCTCGCCTGGGCGGAATTGTCCGGTGATTTTATTGAGCACGATCGTCGAACGGAGACCTGTGCCGAGCGGGTTACCGTCATTGAAACCCATTACTGGTTTGGCAAAACAGAACTGTCGCCGTATATCAGTGAAAAAATTCCGCTGTTTAATCCAGAAAAAGAGTGCGTGGGCATTTTATGGAATGCCCGGCCGATGACCACATTGTCGCCGCTGGTTCATATTGACCGGCGTAAACCCACGGTACTGAAAACCGACATAACGACCGAACTGTTCACCCGCGCTGAACTGGATACGCTCTTTCTGGTGTTGCGGCGTTTTTCCAGCAAGGAAATAGCGAAGAAGTTCAACCTGTCCAACCGGACGATCGAAAACAGGATCCAAAATATGTATCAAAAAGCTGGCGTACATTCGTTCAATCAGTTTGAAGAGTTTTGCTATCAACAAGGACTGGATGGCTTTATACCTCACTCATTGCTGACCAAGGGCATCTTATTCATCTAG